Proteins encoded within one genomic window of Flavobacterium gilvum:
- a CDS encoding RNA polymerase sigma factor — MEINKQIEKAKKGNQVAFTFLLDYYWNEVYGFMLKRTENETIAEDITIETFSKAFDKIASYNPEYQFNTWLISIAKNVHIDLIRKKKSSLFIEITDEQDQTAYNVADTTPSAEDVLITEQNLSQLLQFIKELKPHYQEVIQLRYFQEMSYQEIANKIDEPLSNVKIKLLRAKKLLSEIIQNRR, encoded by the coding sequence TTGGAAATAAACAAACAAATAGAAAAAGCAAAAAAAGGAAATCAAGTAGCCTTTACCTTTCTATTGGATTATTATTGGAATGAAGTGTACGGCTTCATGCTAAAACGAACCGAGAACGAAACTATCGCCGAAGACATAACCATTGAAACTTTTTCTAAAGCATTTGATAAAATAGCCTCGTACAACCCAGAATATCAATTCAATACCTGGCTGATTTCCATTGCAAAAAATGTACATATTGATTTAATTCGCAAAAAAAAATCAAGCCTTTTCATCGAAATAACTGATGAACAGGATCAAACTGCGTATAATGTTGCCGATACAACCCCATCGGCAGAGGATGTTTTGATTACAGAGCAAAATCTTTCGCAACTATTACAATTTATAAAGGAATTAAAACCTCATTACCAAGAAGTTATTCAGTTACGTTATTTCCAAGAGATGAGTTATCAGGAAATTGCCAATAAAATAGACGAACCTTTGAGCAACGTAAAAATAAAATTACTTCGTGCCAAAAAATTGCTTTCGGAAATCATCCAAAACAGACGATAA
- a CDS encoding energy transducer TonB, protein MSKLNIYENSWTNLVFEDRNKEYGAYNLRQEHTKTSIFALLTGVLLLAVAASLPKIYNYLNPEHQITTLTPKLEPATIVNLDTYVPPPPASHEEAAIPQIKEPITQEPITSQQLINPEVVTSTAATPIDIATNNELKNLPNTGTTEATGSGVGTSNSTGTGTGTSSPGITESTIVSSALLDKLPEFPGGINKFYSYVGNNFEKPELDGDSAIRVNVAFVIEKDGSMTDIRVLKDPGYGLGKEAVRVLKSLKTKWTPGMIDGKAVRTAYNLPITIQPN, encoded by the coding sequence ATGTCTAAATTAAACATCTACGAAAACAGCTGGACTAATCTTGTATTCGAAGACAGAAACAAAGAATACGGAGCCTATAATTTACGCCAGGAACACACCAAAACGTCTATTTTCGCACTCTTAACGGGAGTATTGCTTTTGGCCGTAGCCGCAAGCCTCCCGAAGATTTATAACTACCTGAATCCAGAACACCAAATCACAACTTTGACTCCAAAATTAGAACCGGCTACAATTGTGAATTTAGACACTTATGTTCCTCCTCCACCAGCGAGTCATGAAGAGGCAGCAATACCTCAAATTAAAGAACCAATTACCCAGGAACCAATTACCAGCCAACAGCTCATTAATCCGGAAGTTGTAACTTCAACCGCTGCAACTCCAATTGATATTGCTACCAACAACGAACTCAAAAACCTTCCAAACACTGGAACAACTGAGGCTACAGGATCAGGAGTTGGCACATCAAACTCAACAGGAACAGGTACTGGAACAAGTTCGCCTGGCATTACCGAAAGCACAATTGTATCGAGCGCTCTATTGGATAAATTACCTGAATTCCCTGGAGGAATCAATAAATTTTATTCTTATGTTGGCAATAATTTTGAAAAACCGGAACTGGATGGCGATTCAGCGATTCGTGTAAATGTCGCATTTGTTATTGAAAAAGATGGAAGCATGACAGACATTCGTGTATTGAAAGATCCTGGATATGGTTTAGGAAAAGAAGCCGTAAGAGTTCTGAAATCCCTAAAAACAAAATGGACTCCTGGAATGATTGACGGCAAAGCAGTTCGAACTGCTTATAACCTTCCAATCACCATTCAACCGAATTAG
- a CDS encoding M48 family metalloprotease — protein MNTKSLFLSASAVLFGFSVAQAQINLGERALGAVQKGITGFTITDADAAALSKAAVDKMDTENKVAEPTDPYAIRLARVFGKYTKGDTYTLNYKVYLTKDVNAFATADGSVRVFSGLMDIMDDNELIAVIGHEIGHVNNHDSRDAMKAAYKKEALIDAAASQSNKVAAVTDSQLGKIGSAIIDCKFSRKQESEADLFAYEFMKKNGYDVNAEESAFRTLAKMSQSAESSFIDQMMSSHPDSNLRADTAKARAEKDGLYKAYMKKPIINGALPVAKKTTTTKTTTKATTTKTATKTTTTKK, from the coding sequence ATGAACACAAAATCATTATTTTTAAGCGCTTCGGCTGTCCTTTTTGGATTTTCTGTGGCTCAGGCTCAAATTAATCTTGGGGAAAGAGCATTAGGTGCTGTTCAAAAAGGAATAACGGGATTTACTATTACCGATGCGGATGCGGCTGCTTTGTCCAAAGCTGCGGTTGATAAAATGGATACCGAAAATAAAGTGGCAGAACCAACAGATCCTTACGCTATTCGATTGGCACGAGTTTTTGGGAAATACACTAAAGGGGATACTTATACCTTAAATTATAAAGTCTATTTGACTAAAGATGTCAATGCTTTTGCTACAGCTGATGGTAGTGTACGTGTTTTTTCGGGATTGATGGATATTATGGACGATAACGAATTAATCGCTGTTATTGGTCACGAAATTGGTCACGTAAATAATCACGATTCAAGAGATGCGATGAAAGCAGCATATAAAAAAGAAGCTTTAATTGATGCCGCAGCTTCACAATCTAATAAAGTAGCTGCTGTTACTGATAGTCAATTAGGTAAAATTGGTAGCGCGATTATTGATTGTAAATTTAGTAGAAAACAAGAATCCGAAGCTGATTTGTTTGCTTATGAATTCATGAAAAAAAATGGATATGATGTAAATGCTGAGGAATCGGCGTTTAGAACATTGGCTAAAATGAGTCAAAGTGCTGAGAGTTCCTTTATTGATCAAATGATGAGTTCGCATCCAGATTCTAACTTGAGAGCTGATACAGCCAAAGCAAGAGCAGAGAAAGACGGTTTGTATAAAGCTTATATGAAAAAGCCTATCATTAATGGGGCTTTGCCTGTTGCAAAGAAAACCACAACAACTAAAACCACAACTAAGGCTACTACAACTAAAACAGCCACAAAAACTACTACAACCAAGAAGTAA
- the lipA gene encoding lipoyl synthase, whose amino-acid sequence METALDNTLPVGKPKWLKVKLPIGQKYTELRGLVDKYSLNTICTSGSCPNMGECWGEGTATFMILGNVCTRSCGFCGVKTGRPETVDWDEPEKVARSIKIMNIKHAVITSVDRDDLKDGGSIIWGETVKAIRRMNPNTTLETLIPDFQGIERNIDRIVEANPEVVSHNMETVRRLTREVRIQAKYDRSLEVLRYLKEKGINRTKSGIMLGLGEKEEEVFQTMRDLYAANVDIVTIGQYLQPTKKHLPVKEFITPDQFKKYEAFGLELGFRHVESGALVRSSYKAQKHIL is encoded by the coding sequence ATGGAAACTGCTTTAGACAATACACTCCCTGTGGGAAAGCCAAAATGGCTAAAAGTAAAACTACCTATTGGACAAAAATATACTGAACTTCGCGGTTTAGTTGACAAATATAGCCTTAATACAATCTGTACTTCTGGGAGCTGCCCAAATATGGGAGAATGTTGGGGGGAAGGTACGGCAACATTTATGATTTTAGGAAATGTATGTACCCGTTCCTGCGGTTTTTGTGGTGTAAAAACCGGAAGGCCAGAAACTGTCGATTGGGACGAGCCTGAGAAAGTGGCCCGTTCAATAAAAATTATGAATATCAAGCATGCCGTAATCACTAGTGTGGACAGGGATGATTTGAAAGATGGAGGTTCTATTATATGGGGAGAAACTGTAAAAGCTATCCGTAGAATGAATCCAAACACAACTTTGGAAACTCTAATTCCAGATTTTCAAGGCATCGAAAGAAACATCGACCGTATCGTAGAGGCCAATCCTGAAGTGGTTTCTCACAATATGGAAACCGTTCGAAGACTCACTCGAGAAGTACGCATTCAAGCCAAGTACGACAGAAGTTTGGAAGTTTTAAGATACTTGAAAGAAAAAGGGATTAACAGAACTAAGTCGGGAATTATGCTTGGTCTTGGTGAAAAAGAAGAAGAAGTTTTTCAAACTATGCGCGATTTATATGCTGCAAATGTAGACATTGTGACCATCGGTCAATATTTACAGCCAACTAAAAAACACCTTCCTGTAAAAGAATTCATCACTCCGGATCAATTCAAAAAATATGAAGCATTCGGTCTGGAATTAGGATTCCGTCATGTAGAAAGTGGAGCATTGGTTCGATCTTCATATAAAGCACAAAAACACATTTTATAA
- the gap gene encoding type I glyceraldehyde-3-phosphate dehydrogenase — MKTRIAINGFGRIGRNLFRLLLDHPSIEVVAINDIADKKTMAHLVKYDSIHGVLPFAVSNDEKGIIVDGKHFLFFHEKNISNLDWKSVDIDFVIESTGKFKTFEEINNHILAGAKRVILSAPSEVDTIKTVVLGVNESILDGTETIVSNASCTTNNAAPMIKVIEELCGIEQAYITTIHSFTTDQSLHDQPHKDLRRARGASQSIVPTTTGAAKALTKIFTSLDGKMGGCGIRVPVPDGSLTDITFNVKKIVTIEEINNAFKLASETNLKGILEYTDDPIVSIDVIGNKNSCIFDSQLTSVIDKMVKVVGWYDNEIGYSSRLIDLILLLKK, encoded by the coding sequence TTGAAAACAAGAATTGCCATCAATGGTTTTGGAAGAATCGGACGAAATTTATTTCGATTGCTTTTGGACCACCCCTCTATTGAAGTAGTCGCCATAAATGACATTGCCGATAAAAAAACAATGGCTCATTTAGTTAAATACGACAGCATTCACGGTGTTTTGCCTTTTGCGGTAAGCAACGATGAAAAAGGAATTATTGTTGACGGAAAGCATTTTTTGTTTTTCCACGAAAAAAATATTTCAAATTTAGACTGGAAAAGTGTTGACATCGATTTTGTTATAGAATCTACTGGCAAGTTCAAAACTTTTGAAGAGATAAACAACCATATTTTGGCTGGAGCCAAAAGAGTAATTCTCTCAGCTCCATCTGAAGTTGACACGATAAAAACTGTGGTTTTGGGCGTTAATGAATCTATTCTTGATGGAACCGAAACTATTGTATCCAATGCCAGCTGTACTACCAATAATGCAGCGCCAATGATCAAAGTAATTGAAGAACTTTGCGGAATCGAGCAAGCCTACATCACAACAATTCACTCTTTTACAACAGATCAAAGCTTACACGATCAACCCCATAAAGATTTACGCAGAGCTAGAGGCGCAAGCCAATCTATTGTCCCAACGACAACGGGTGCAGCAAAGGCCTTAACAAAAATCTTTACTTCATTAGACGGCAAAATGGGTGGTTGCGGAATTAGGGTACCCGTTCCTGATGGTTCCCTTACGGACATAACCTTCAACGTAAAAAAAATTGTCACGATAGAGGAAATAAACAACGCTTTTAAATTGGCGTCAGAAACCAATTTGAAGGGAATTTTAGAATATACAGATGACCCTATTGTGTCAATTGATGTAATTGGAAATAAAAATTCATGTATATTTGATTCTCAACTTACTTCTGTAATCGACAAAATGGTAAAAGTTGTAGGTTGGTACGATAACGAAATTGGATATTCATCAAGGCTTATAGATCTGATTTTGTTATTAAAAAAATAA
- a CDS encoding tetratricopeptide repeat-containing hybrid sensor histidine kinase/response regulator — MKYFLLFTVFFHSLLYCQIEKKADSIAYYSISASENIKNNNYKKALSLTQKAIDFSKKNNDSENEAIQTYNLGKIYFDLNLHNDAIELLGKSIKLFNTVSNAPDNKVANAYYYLSLSYTEKKNYPLAEICIFNAEKIKKELNIDDKTDLINLQKGILAKIKGDNDLASNLFNNIISKPNSDILTYPKAEAFYQIGTIEATNKRYNLALNYFNRALELNLRTKSTIQKSNILLALSTVYDKLLDKSNAFAYLKKHLNVKESIVLANEEKLGINDYEVFKESQRKQEELLLEKENKEKEKADKFSKLISILAIAIISVLSLLSLSLYKNNIIRNQTNALLREKNNELIAAKNKAEEASKARSEFLSTVSHELRTPLNAINGITHLLLEEKPKKSQMHYLSSLKFSGNYLTTFINDILEINKIESNKLEIEYINFNIKQLLGDIQNSLKEIATINNNKFILKVDPSIPENLIGDPTKLSQIFMNLINNALKFTNNGTVIVAARLRNYQNENATIFFQIVDTGIGIPEDKLKTVFESFSQGSVEINRKFGGTGLGLTIVKKLVRILGGHIRLKSIVGEGSTFSFELNFKVDSKPMFKKVTTKNYNPEIFKNKKILVVEDNKINQMITKKMLVNKGMDCTILDNGEDAIEILKDDTFDLVLMDVHLLGINGTIATQQIREFDNITPILALTAISLNENREMLLSFGMTDVITKPFVAEDFYDTIAQNLIIS, encoded by the coding sequence ATGAAATACTTTTTATTATTTACTGTTTTTTTTCATTCTCTACTCTATTGCCAAATTGAAAAAAAGGCGGACAGTATCGCCTATTATTCAATATCTGCAAGCGAGAATATCAAAAACAATAATTATAAAAAAGCTTTATCATTAACTCAAAAAGCTATCGATTTCAGTAAAAAAAATAACGATTCTGAAAACGAGGCTATCCAAACATACAACTTAGGTAAAATTTATTTTGATCTAAATCTTCATAATGATGCAATCGAATTATTAGGCAAAAGCATTAAGTTATTCAACACCGTTTCCAATGCCCCTGATAATAAAGTAGCAAATGCCTATTACTATTTAAGTTTGTCCTATACGGAGAAAAAAAATTACCCCCTTGCCGAAATCTGTATTTTCAATGCCGAAAAAATTAAAAAAGAATTAAACATTGACGACAAGACGGATTTAATTAATTTACAAAAAGGGATTCTCGCAAAAATAAAAGGTGACAACGACTTGGCTTCAAACCTATTCAACAACATTATTTCAAAACCAAACAGTGACATTCTAACCTACCCAAAAGCCGAAGCCTTTTACCAAATTGGAACAATTGAAGCTACCAACAAAAGGTATAATTTGGCTTTGAATTACTTTAACCGAGCCTTAGAATTAAATCTAAGAACTAAAAGCACGATTCAAAAGTCTAATATTTTATTAGCCCTAAGTACCGTTTACGACAAATTGCTTGACAAATCTAATGCCTTTGCCTACTTAAAAAAACATTTGAATGTAAAAGAAAGCATCGTTCTAGCCAATGAAGAAAAACTAGGCATAAACGACTATGAAGTATTCAAGGAATCCCAACGGAAACAAGAAGAATTATTACTCGAGAAAGAAAATAAAGAAAAAGAAAAAGCTGATAAATTTTCAAAACTAATAAGCATTTTAGCCATTGCAATCATATCTGTTTTATCCCTTTTGAGCTTATCTCTTTACAAAAACAATATCATTCGTAACCAAACCAATGCATTATTAAGAGAAAAAAACAATGAATTGATTGCTGCGAAAAACAAGGCAGAAGAAGCTTCCAAAGCAAGGTCTGAATTTCTTTCCACTGTAAGCCACGAACTTAGAACACCACTGAACGCCATCAACGGAATTACCCACCTTTTATTGGAAGAAAAACCAAAAAAATCACAGATGCATTATTTGTCCTCTTTAAAATTTTCGGGCAACTATTTGACCACCTTCATCAATGATATTTTGGAAATAAACAAAATTGAATCTAACAAACTCGAAATTGAATATATTAATTTCAATATCAAACAGTTATTGGGAGACATTCAAAACTCTCTAAAAGAAATTGCAACGATAAACAATAATAAATTTATTCTCAAGGTTGATCCATCCATACCCGAAAATTTAATCGGAGACCCTACAAAACTGTCTCAAATTTTCATGAATTTAATCAACAATGCACTCAAATTCACCAATAACGGAACTGTTATTGTAGCTGCACGATTAAGAAACTACCAAAATGAAAACGCCACAATATTTTTTCAAATTGTCGACACGGGTATTGGAATTCCAGAAGATAAATTAAAAACTGTATTCGAAAGTTTTTCGCAGGGATCGGTTGAAATCAACAGAAAATTTGGAGGCACCGGACTAGGATTAACAATCGTAAAAAAACTGGTTCGCATTTTAGGAGGCCATATCCGACTTAAAAGTATTGTTGGAGAAGGTTCTACTTTTTCTTTTGAATTGAACTTCAAAGTGGACAGCAAACCGATGTTTAAAAAAGTTACTACCAAAAATTACAATCCAGAAATCTTTAAGAACAAAAAAATACTTGTGGTTGAAGACAATAAAATCAACCAGATGATTACCAAAAAAATGCTGGTAAACAAAGGTATGGATTGCACTATTCTGGACAATGGGGAAGACGCAATCGAAATATTGAAAGACGATACATTCGACCTGGTATTAATGGATGTTCATTTATTGGGAATAAATGGTACTATCGCGACACAACAAATCAGGGAGTTTGACAACATAACCCCAATTCTCGCCCTTACAGCAATTTCATTAAATGAAAACAGAGAAATGTTACTCTCATTTGGCATGACAGATGTGATTACAAAACCATTTGTCGCCGAAGATTTTTATGACACTATTGCCCAAAATTTAATCATTTCCTAA
- a CDS encoding purine-nucleoside phosphorylase: MWDKVQETVSYIKNKIDFTPEFGVILGSGLGGFTNDIAIEFRLPYEEIPNFPVSTVQGHKGALVFGTIGSKKVVAMQGRFHYYEGYSMKEVTFPVRVMKYLGIQKLIVSNASGGVNPNFKVGSIMIIKDHINFMPEHPLRGKNDERFGPRFVNMSQPYSVEMIAKAKEIAHEFNIEVHEGVYLGLQGPTFETLAEYRMVKIMGADCVGMSTVPEVIVARHMDLETFGVSIITDMGDEESIETISHDEVLEAAKGAEPHLRKLISELIARN; the protein is encoded by the coding sequence ATGTGGGACAAAGTACAAGAAACAGTTAGTTATATAAAAAACAAAATAGATTTTACGCCGGAATTTGGGGTGATTTTAGGCTCCGGATTGGGAGGTTTTACCAATGATATTGCGATTGAATTTAGGTTGCCTTATGAGGAAATTCCAAATTTTCCCGTTTCGACAGTTCAAGGACATAAAGGGGCGTTGGTTTTTGGGACCATTGGTAGTAAAAAAGTGGTTGCCATGCAAGGACGCTTTCATTATTATGAAGGGTATTCCATGAAGGAAGTTACTTTTCCGGTACGTGTGATGAAGTATTTGGGTATTCAAAAATTAATTGTTTCGAATGCTTCGGGAGGTGTGAATCCAAATTTCAAAGTGGGTTCAATCATGATTATCAAAGATCATATCAATTTTATGCCGGAACATCCTTTGCGAGGAAAAAATGATGAACGTTTTGGACCAAGATTCGTAAATATGAGTCAGCCATATTCCGTTGAAATGATTGCAAAGGCAAAAGAGATTGCCCATGAGTTTAATATTGAGGTTCATGAGGGCGTTTATTTAGGCTTGCAGGGACCAACATTTGAAACTTTGGCAGAATACAGAATGGTTAAGATTATGGGTGCTGATTGCGTGGGAATGTCAACCGTTCCTGAGGTGATTGTGGCACGACACATGGATTTAGAAACCTTTGGTGTTTCCATCATTACTGATATGGGCGATGAGGAAAGTATAGAAACCATTTCGCACGATGAGGTTTTGGAAGCGGCCAAAGGTGCTGAGCCTCATTTGCGTAAGCTAATCAGTGAGTTGATAGCGAGAAATTAG
- the lpxK gene encoding tetraacyldisaccharide 4'-kinase: MNLLRKILFPFAILYGLITNIRNLLFDARILKSFSFDLPVIAVGNLSVGGTGKTPQIEYLIRLLSDKYKVATLSRGYKRQSEGFVLADSSSDALQLGDEPFQFYQKFRNIQVAVDANRKNGIEKLLLNSNPPEIILLDDTFQHRKVNAGFYILLTSYGDLYCNDFMLPTGNLRESRSGVQRANIVVVTKCPSNLSLGEQNSIKKQLNLASNQTLFFTFIEYDGVVYSNEKTINVAEVKKMDKILLAGIAKPESFFTHLKKENDECLTFPDHHNFSESELEEIKKKAGGKVIVTTEKDYVRLKGSILSEQLYFLPIKSSFLSDGDDFDKNILSYVGQSTRNS, from the coding sequence ATGAATTTACTGCGAAAAATATTATTTCCATTTGCCATTTTGTATGGCTTAATTACCAATATCCGCAATTTGCTTTTCGATGCAAGAATTTTGAAATCATTTTCTTTTGATTTACCTGTTATTGCTGTGGGAAATCTCAGCGTGGGCGGAACAGGAAAAACACCTCAAATTGAATATTTGATTCGGTTGCTTTCAGATAAATACAAAGTTGCGACATTGAGCAGGGGATATAAAAGACAATCCGAAGGTTTTGTTTTGGCCGATTCAAGTTCTGATGCATTGCAATTGGGGGATGAACCATTCCAATTTTATCAAAAATTCAGAAATATTCAGGTTGCCGTAGATGCCAATAGAAAGAATGGAATCGAAAAATTGTTGTTGAATTCAAATCCTCCCGAAATTATTTTATTGGATGACACTTTTCAGCACAGAAAGGTAAACGCAGGATTTTATATTCTTCTTACGTCTTATGGAGATTTGTATTGTAACGATTTTATGCTGCCTACAGGAAATTTAAGAGAAAGCAGGAGTGGTGTGCAAAGAGCTAATATTGTTGTGGTTACAAAATGTCCTTCAAATCTTTCCTTGGGGGAGCAAAATTCTATAAAAAAACAACTGAATCTGGCTTCTAATCAAACTTTGTTTTTTACCTTTATTGAGTATGATGGTGTGGTTTATTCTAATGAAAAAACCATAAATGTTGCCGAAGTAAAAAAGATGGATAAGATACTTTTGGCAGGAATAGCGAAGCCTGAATCATTTTTTACACATTTGAAAAAGGAAAATGACGAATGTCTGACTTTTCCTGATCATCATAATTTTAGCGAAAGCGAACTAGAAGAAATTAAGAAAAAAGCAGGCGGCAAGGTTATTGTAACAACAGAAAAAGATTATGTCCGATTGAAAGGAAGTATATTAAGTGAACAGCTTTATTTTTTGCCAATAAAAAGTTCGTTCCTTTCAGATGGAGATGATTTTGATAAAAATATTTTAAGTTATGTGGGACAAAGTACAAGAAACAGTTAG
- a CDS encoding Txe/YoeB family addiction module toxin → MGKYFVEFEDVARKNLKAHYKSGNKSTIKKIEKILLELTESPFSGEGQPEELKYNLEGYWSRRINKKDRIVYRVEAEIVTVFVVSAMGHYFDK, encoded by the coding sequence ATGGGGAAGTATTTTGTAGAATTTGAAGATGTCGCCCGTAAAAACTTGAAGGCTCATTATAAATCGGGGAACAAATCTACTATAAAAAAAATTGAAAAAATACTTTTAGAACTTACTGAAAGTCCCTTTTCAGGAGAAGGTCAGCCCGAAGAATTAAAGTATAATTTGGAAGGGTATTGGTCAAGGAGAATCAATAAAAAAGACCGAATTGTTTATCGAGTAGAAGCTGAAATTGTAACTGTTTTTGTGGTTTCCGCAATGGGGCATTATTTTGATAAATAA
- a CDS encoding DUF2683 family protein, producing the protein MTTITIKINERTKAGKAFMAMSETFFKNVEGIEIIETDSKKIKKTDTSDSESEKKSPYSTDFVAKIKKAEANIKKGNTTRLNPDDIWGSIL; encoded by the coding sequence ATGACTACAATAACCATAAAAATTAACGAGCGCACAAAAGCAGGAAAGGCATTTATGGCAATGTCGGAGACTTTTTTTAAAAACGTTGAAGGTATTGAGATTATTGAAACGGATTCTAAAAAAATAAAAAAAACCGATACGAGCGATAGCGAATCAGAGAAGAAAAGCCCTTATAGCACTGATTTTGTTGCCAAAATAAAAAAAGCTGAAGCTAACATTAAAAAAGGAAATACAACAAGGTTAAATCCTGATGATATATGGGGAAGTATTTTGTAG
- a CDS encoding Nif3-like dinuclear metal center hexameric protein, with protein sequence MSTIKEILSVLETMAPLAYAEDFDNVGLIIGDENAKATGILVCHDALENVINEAITKKCNLVVSFHPILFDGIKKITGKNYVERALLKAIKNDIAIYAVHTALDNHPEGVNKIFCETLGLVKTEILIPKQNHIRKLVTYTIRDNAEKVRNALFEAGAGSIGNYDKCSFNSEGTFTYQGNEKSEPTIGERGVLSRGTEVKIEVVYAKHLEAKIIKALRENHIYEEVATEIYNMKNTFKHIGLGMIGELEEPMDEKDFLQFAKDKMGANGIRHSAFTGKKVKKVAVLGGSGSFAIKNAIQAGADVYLTSDLKYHQYYEAENQLLLADIGHFESERYTKEYIVDYLRKKIPNFAIILSEENTNPVKYL encoded by the coding sequence ATGAGTACAATAAAAGAAATTCTTTCAGTTCTTGAAACAATGGCTCCATTAGCTTACGCCGAAGATTTTGACAATGTTGGTTTAATAATTGGGGACGAAAATGCAAAAGCAACCGGAATTTTGGTTTGCCACGATGCCTTGGAAAATGTAATTAACGAAGCCATCACAAAAAAATGCAACTTGGTAGTGTCTTTCCACCCAATTTTATTTGATGGAATAAAAAAAATAACAGGAAAAAATTATGTAGAACGAGCACTTCTAAAAGCAATCAAAAATGACATTGCCATCTACGCCGTACATACTGCCTTAGACAATCACCCGGAAGGTGTAAACAAAATATTTTGCGAAACCCTAGGCCTTGTGAAAACTGAGATTTTGATTCCAAAACAAAATCATATCCGAAAATTAGTTACTTATACCATCCGTGACAATGCCGAAAAAGTTCGAAATGCTTTATTTGAAGCAGGAGCGGGAAGCATTGGGAATTATGACAAATGCAGTTTCAACTCAGAGGGTACTTTTACGTATCAAGGAAACGAAAAAAGCGAACCCACTATTGGTGAACGAGGCGTGCTTTCTAGAGGAACCGAGGTTAAAATTGAGGTTGTTTACGCCAAGCATTTGGAAGCCAAAATAATAAAAGCATTGAGAGAAAACCATATCTACGAAGAAGTTGCCACCGAAATCTACAATATGAAGAACACTTTTAAACATATTGGTTTGGGAATGATCGGAGAACTCGAAGAACCAATGGATGAAAAGGATTTTCTACAATTTGCAAAAGACAAAATGGGTGCCAACGGAATTCGTCACTCGGCCTTTACAGGAAAAAAAGTAAAAAAAGTGGCCGTCTTGGGAGGTTCTGGAAGTTTTGCCATTAAAAATGCAATTCAGGCCGGAGCCGACGTTTATTTGACTTCTGATTTGAAATACCATCAATATTACGAGGCAGAAAATCAACTTTTATTGGCAGATATCGGACATTTTGAAAGTGAGCGTTATACAAAAGAGTATATTGTTGATTATCTTAGAAAAAAAATTCCTAATTTTGCAATCATTTTATCGGAAGAAAATACAAATCCAGTTAAGTACTTATAG